AATAAAAAACCCCGCTTTTAGCGGGGTTAGATCTCCTGGATGGACTACTTACCGATCTTCGGTGGATCGCGAAATGCGATTGCGAAGAACAAGGTGGCAATCGCCAGGCCGAGGATGAGGATGTAAGCGAAGCTTTCCATCGAGAGTCTCCTTGAGAGCGATCAGCTGAGGGGTGTGGATCCCGTGGGAGGAACATATCCCTCGGGTAGGCGACGGGTGGATTTGTCGCCGAGTTTTTGGAAGAGGCCGAATTCAACCTGTTCGCCAAGATCTGGATCGATTCCTGCGAACACGTCACGGTAGAGGGTGCGAGCACCGTGCCAGATGTGACCGAAGAAGAAGAGCAGGGCGAAAGTGGCGTGCCCGAACGTGAACCAGCCACGAGGTGAACTGCGGAACGTTCCGTCCGAGTTATAGGTTTCGCGATCGAATTCAAAACCTTCACCGAGTTGGGCCTTACGGGCCAGACGTTTCACGTCAGCAGGATCAGTGAAGACCTTGCCATCGAGAGAACCGCCATAAACGGTTGCTGTAACACCCTTCTGTTCGAAGGAATACTTGGCTTCGGCACGACGGAACGGAATGTCAGCGCGAACGATGCCATCGCTGTCTTCAAGAACAACTGGGAAGTTCTCGAAGAAGTTGGGAAGACGACGGACTTGAAGTTCACGTCCTTCTTTGTCGGTGAAGACAGGGTGACCAATCCATCCGGTGGCCAGACCGTCTCCATTCACCATTGGACCAACCCGGAACAGACCACCTTTGGCAGGACTGTTGCCGACATAGTCATAGAAGGCCAGTTTTTCAGGTATCGCAGCGTAGGCCTCGTCCATGGAGGCTCCTTCGTCAAGGGCCGTTTGAACGCGGCGATTGATTTCTGTCTTGAAGTAACTCTGATCCCACTGATATCGAGTAGGGCCAAACAGTTCGACAGGAGTGGCGGCGGCGCCGTACCACATGGTTCCAGCCACGATGAATGCAGCGAAGAACACCGCAGCGATGGCGCTCGCAAGCACAGTCTCAATGTTGCCCATCCGTAAGGCCTTATAGAGGCGCTCCGGCGGTCGAGTTGTGATGTGGAAGATACCGGCAATGATGCCCACGATGCCTGCGGCAATGTGGTGGGCCACAATCCCGCCTGGATTAAACGGGTTGAAGCCTTCTGGTCCCCACGACGGTTGTACCGCTTCTAAATGGCCTGTTAATGAATATGGATCAGAGATCCACATGCCAGGTCCGAAGACACCTGTGAGGTGAAAGGCACCAAATCCAAAGCAACCAAGTCCTGCGAGGAGAAGGTGGATGCCGAAAATTTTGGGAAGGTCAAGAGCTGGCTCTCCCGTACGGGGGTCTTGCCAAATCTCAAGATCCCAATAGGTCCAGTGCCAAATCGCAGCGAGCATCAAGAGACCGCTGAAGACGATATGAGCGGCTGCAACGCCTTCGAAACTCCAGAAGCCAGGATCGACTCCCGTTTCTCCGGTGATACTCCAACCTCCCCAGCTTCCGGTAACGCCAAGTCGCGACATGAAGGGCATGACAAACATGCCCTGGCGCCACATGGGGTTCAGGACTGGATCCGATGGATCAAAAATTGCGAGTTCGTAGAGGGCCATCGAGCCGGCCCAGCCGGCGACGAGGGCAGTGTGCATGAGGTGCACGGCCAAGAGTCGGCCGGGGTCGTTAATGACGACGGTGTGCACCCGATACCAGGGCAATCCCATGGGTCAGGTTCAGGTGGAACGGAGCTGCTGATGCAGACAGACCAAGCGATCGTAGGGGGTTCGCTCAATTGAGTGGGGTGTGTTGTCGCGAGCTGCAATGTCTTGTGTTGGGCCTAATTGACATCTTTCCCCTGCAGTCCTGTCAGTGCTTCCGTCCCTTGTCAGACGCATTTAGGTCTGGCTGAGGGGGTTACAAAACGCAACCTTGGGGCGCAAAGTGGGCGTTTATTGCTGGAGCGCTCCATGCCAGTCATTCGTTTTCTGCGTGAAGGACGTGATGTGGAGTGTTATCCAGGTGAAAATCTTCGCGAGGTCGCTCTGCGCGAAAACATCGAGCTTTACGGCTTGAAGGGTCAGCTCGGTAATTGTGGTGGATGCGGTCAGTGCATCACCTGTTTCGTCGATGTTGTGGGATCCGATGCCGACGCGCCCTTGACGGCCAGAACCGGTGTTGAAGACAACAAGCTCAGGCGACGTCCTGAGTCCTGGAGATTGGCTTGTCAGGCGCTGGTCGAGCAATCCGTGATCGTGCTGACACGCCCGCAAGTTCGACTGGCTGAACTCGATAAGAAAAAAGCTGCTGCTCTCGCGGAAGCCCTGCCAGCAGGGCCAACTGCATGGCCGGTTGTCGAGGGCGCTGACGACGCTGAAGAAGGGGCTGAACAGGAGACTGCTGCCGATTCGGCTGCTACGCCCAGTGACGAGGGGTGAGCTGAAGTTCATCGTGGCTGCCGAACGATGATACGTTCGGCCTTGCACCATTAATCCCCCATGGAAACCAACGATCTCGGCTTCGTTGCCAGCCTCATGTTCGTCCTGGTTCCGACGGTGTTTCTGATCGTCTTGTTCATCCAGACCAACAGCCGACAAGGTTCCTCATGATCAGCTGTTGGTTCGAGACTGGTCCGCTTCAGTTCTTTTCTGGCTCGCGGACCAGAAGAACCGGAGCAGGCGCGTGGACTCGGATGTAATCGCTGATCGAACCGCCAAGGAGCTTGTCTAGATCCACGAGGCCTCTGGCTACAAGGGGCCGCCTGTCTTGTGATGCGATCACGACGAGGTCGGCACCAGTGTCTTCGGCTGCTTGGCAGACCCCTCGGCCGATGTCCGGATTCGCCATATGCATTGGTTTGAGTTCAACGCCCAGGCTGCGAGCGCGTTGAACCGCGGCAGCAAGCAATCCATCGGCTTTGTTGTCTCCGCCCCGGGAGGCCGATAGGTCTTGCCTCGCAATGTGAACTCCGGTGAGCTGTCCGCCTGGGATGTCGCGAACCATTTCACAGGCAATCCGAAGAGCATCGTCGCCAACTCCAGTTCCGTCAATCGTCACCATGAGGCGATTCACGTGGCGGACGTAGAGGTCGTCACGGACCAGCAACATGGGGCGTGTTGAAAGTTGGAACACGTATTGGCTGGTGCTGTTGGACAGGATCGACTGCAGGCGACCAAGGCCTCTTGATCCCATCACGATTAAGTCGGCATTGAGTTCTTCAGCCACCTTCAGAACGGTTTGCTTGGCATCCCCTTGGCGGATGATCGAATTCACTTCATTGGGGTCAAGCCCTAATTGGCTCACAGCTTTTGCAAGCAGGCTCCCAGCGGTTGTCCAATGATCTTCTGCGTTGACCTTGCCTTGCTCGGAGACGACGTGGAGCAGGTTGATGCGAGCAGTCCTGAATCCTGGAAGGTCCCGCAGCATCCTCACCATTTCTCCGACATGCCCTTTGCCGGAATCAGCAATCAGAAGATTTTTGAACACGATGAAGAGTTAGGTCTGCGTCAGCCTATGGCTGATGCACCAGACCGTGCTGATGGTGATTGAGAGCGTTACGCGCCTTCCTTGGCAATTACATAAGCGTGTGCTGCCACAGCACACAGATCACGGCGGTGTGATGTGGCACGGCGCCTATGTCGGTTGGTTGGAAGAGGCCCGTGTGGAAGCACTTGCGGCTGTGGGGCTTCCCTACCGATTGATGGCGCTTGAAGGGTTGGAAATGCCAGTGGTGCGCTTGGAGATGTCTTACAAGCGAGCCCTATTGCATGGTGATCAGGTTGTACTTGAAAGTCATGCGCTTGCGCCTGAGGGCCCTCGCTGGCGTTGGCGGACGCGCCTGTTGGGGGGCGATGGTGATTGCGCTTTCGAGGCGCATGTGGAGTTGGTGTTGGTCCGTCTCGGCGGTGGACGACGCCAGGTTTTGCGCCGACCGCCGCCATCCGTTGCCACAGCGCTAGAGCGATTGATCCAGGGGCCAGACCAATGACGTGGTAGTACTAATGTTCTTGCGGCGGGTTGTTGGGAGAGCGTGGCTGGTGGTGGTTATGGATCTCGTGCCCCGGACTGGGTGTTGCCAGGATTAGGGCGCTGAGGGCTGTTGCTAAAGCCCATCAGGCGACCTTGGCCGATCTGTGGTCATGGCCTCTTGTGCGTTTGCAAGGAGCGCTTTGCTGGCCCGACTCCTTGATGGCACGTGTCGAGTCTTATCGGCTGAGCCAAGGAGCTCTCCCCAGCCTTTTGGTTCCAGACAATGCTCTGTTCCCCCTGGATTTGGACTGGCCGATCGCATTCGACTCGTTGCAGCGCCCTCCTCTTGCTGTGCACTGGTCGGGGCAGAAGCATTGCTGGCCTCTCTTATCGGCTCAAAAGGCTGTTGCTGTGGTGGGAACGCGCCGACCATCGGATCATGGCTGTCGGATGGCGCATGCTCTTGGTCAGTGCCTCGCCCGTGCTGGTTGGCCCGTGGTGAGTGGTCTTGCCGAAGGAATTGATGCCACCTCTCATCATGGGTGTCTTGCAGCGGGTGGACTTCCAGTTGGTGTGTTGGGTACGCCGTTGGATCGTGTGTATCCGCCTGAGCATGAGGCCCTGCAGGCTCAAGTCGAATCTGCTGGCTTGTTGTTGAGCGAATGTCCTCGCGGAGCGCGGGTGCAAAGATCCAATTTTGCTTTACGCAATCGTCTTCTCGTCAGTGTGTCTTGTGCCCTAGTGGTGGTTGAGTGCCCTGAGACAAGCGGCTCACTGCTATCAGCCCAGATTGCTCACACTCTGGATTGTCCTGTTTGGGTGGTTCCAGGGGATGCGCTGCGTTGGTCTTGTCAGGGCAGTAACGGTTTGTTGCAGAAGGGGGCAACACCCTTGTTATCGCCTGAATCCTTGGTTGAGGCCCTAGGTCCGGGACCGCTTGCGGCCGCGAGGACTGCGTCGATCACATTGGACCGATCCCCGTCTTCAGTTGATCGGAATCCCTTGCTTCTGCGTGGCGTTGATGAAGGGCTCACCCTTGAGCAGCTCTCTGCAGCACTCAGCTGCAATCCCAATCAATTGGCGCATGAGTTGTTGCAGCTCGAGCTCGCGGGTGTTGTCGAGCCCAAGCCTGGACTGCGTTGGCGGTCCGTTTAACCTTCTTCAATGGGCGTTATCCGCTGCAAGGGAACAGATCTACTGATGTGGAGGCGTGAGCTGATTCGTCAGGGTGGACGCCCTGTCGATTTGGATTGGCTGCTTTCGATGGCCGCAGATTGCTCGTGGAGTGATCTTCAAAAGCTACGAATTTGCCCAGATGTTGAGATCGAGCTGAGTTCCTCCTTGCACCAGCTCACCGATCTTTGGGTTCAACATCGCGATCAGCACATTCCTCTTCAGCACTTGGTTGGCATGTGTCCATGGCGAGATCTTGAGCTGGAGGTGTCGTCGGCTGCCTTGATTCCCCGCCAAGAAACTGAGCTGCTCATCGACTTCGCTTTGCAGTGTTTGCCGGAGGATGCGCGCGTTGGGGAAGGCGTCTGGGCCGACTTGGGAACAGGCTCGGGAGCTTTGGCCGTGGCTCTTGCCCGTGTTTTCCCTCGCTGGCAGGGCCATGCTGTGGACTCCAGTGGCAGTGCGCTTGCTCTTGCTAAACGCAATCTGATCGCCCTAGCTGGAGAAAGTGGTTGGCAACTCCATCTCGGCAGCTGGTGGGAACCGCTCAAACCATGGTGGGGGCAGTTGGACCTGGTGCTCAGCAATCCGCCTTACATCCCAACGGCTGTGATGGATGAACTTGCGCCAGTTGTTAAAGACCATGAGCCTCATTTGGCTCTTTGTGGTGGTGAGGATGGACTCGACTGTTGCAGGCAGATCATCCGAGATGCCAGCAGAGCACTAGCTCCAGGCGGATGGATCCTCCTGGAGCATCACCATGACCAGAGTGCGATGGTGCTGAAGTTGCTCAGTGATGCAGGTCTTGAACGGCCAGAAGCCCGTGATGACCTTCAGGGCATCCCTCGCTTTGCTCTTGCGCAGCGGTCTTGCGAACCTGTCGCTTACGACCAGCAGAGGGATGAATGATGACGATCAATCCCCTCAATCTGTTCGATCGCGATGGCATCGAAGCGCATTTGCGTGCTGGCGGCGCAGCCTTACTGCCAACAGACACCCTCCCGGCATTGGCTTCGATGCCAGAGCATGCGGCTCAAATTTGGAGATTGAAAAAACGGCCACAGGACAAGCCGTTGATCCTGATGGGTGCTGACGTTGATGCGTTGTTGTGTCATGTCTCCCCCGCTGCCCGAGCCGATGCCATTGCACTTGCGCAACTGCACTGGCCAGGGGCCCTCACCCTGGTCTTGCCAGCCTTTGGTCCCTGCGCAGAGACTCTCAACCCTGGATGCGCAACCCTTGGTTTGCGCATCCCAGCTTGTAAGCCCATGTTGGATCTTCTGCGTTGCAGCGGTCCGCTTGCCACGACCAGTGCCAATTTTTCGGGAGAGCCAGCCAGTCGAACCGAAACGGAGGCGGCTGACGCATTTCCAGACTTGCCGTTGCTGGCACCAATCCCTTGGCCAGCCCCTTCGTGTCAAGCGAGCTCGGTGATTGCTTGGCGAGGACCTCAAGACTGGCATTGCCTGCGCAGAGGCGCTGTGATGCCAGTAGGTGTGGTGAGCCTTCCCGAATGCTCTGGTTAATCGCTGCGTTGATTTTGCTCCAAACGGCCATGCACTGGCTGTATGAACCGGTGGTCCAACTGCTCACGCCATTGGTTGGTTTCAACCTGCTCCCATGGATGATTGTCTTCGTTGGGATCTGGATCTTTACAGGTCGTTCAATCCGATGACCCACCGTGCAGAAGAAGAGCTGATCGTGCCCTTACAGATCGTGTCTGAAGCCGGCTAACGGATTTGAACCGATGACCTTCGCTTTACAAAAGCGCTGCTCTACCACTGAGCTAAGCCGGCATTGTTGGGAGTTTAACGCTGCGCGTTCTTGTGGACTCTTAATGGGTTCTGAGCCACCACATTGAAAGCTCAAGTCTCGAACGGCAACCACTTTTATCGAGAGCGTTGCTGATGTGACTTTCCACAGTGCGGATGCTGATCACCAGTCTCGAAGCGATGGCCCGATTGCTAAGCCCCTCAAGGAGGAGTTGGACCACGGTGGTTTCTGCGGGGGTGAAGCCTTTCTCAGTCATAACGCCTGAAGATGCTTCTAGAACCATTCCCCGTTAATCAGATTTGGGAGGAGCTGAAGCAATCGGTCGACGAAACGGCAAGTTGGCAACTAGGGCCGTTACACGATCCTCGGTTTCCAGGCTCACATCCCCTTCCTCTAGGTCGATGTCGACGTATTTAGCCACCACTTCAAAAATTTCACGACGCATTTGGTCGAGAAGCTCAGGGCTTAGGTCGCTGCGGTCGTGGGCCAGAACAAGTTGAAGCCTGTCTCTGGCAGTACTGGCACTTGCTGGTTGACGCCCAAGCAATTTGTCGACAAGGTCACGGAGAGTCATCAGCTCAGAAGATCTTCGTTTGCATCAAGCGGCGCACTGTGGCCCGTAGGCCCGAACGCTCCTTGGAAGGATCCAGCAATGGAATGTCTTCGCCTTGAAGACGGCCAGCAATATTGCCGTAGGCCTTGGCTGCTGGTGATTTTGTTCCATTCAAGGTGAGAGGTTCGCCCCGATTAGTGCTCACGATCACCTGCTCATCTTCCAGCACTAGTCCGAGCAAGGGGAGGGCCAAGATGTCGGTGACGTCATCCACAGCGAGCATCTCTTGATTGGCCATCATTTTCGGCCTGACTCGGTTGAGGACGAGCTGGACTGGTGTCACCCCGTGGGTGTTGAGCAATCCGATCACGCGATCTGCATCTCGTACTGCCGACACTTCAGGCGTGGTGATCACAATGGCTTCCCGGGCAGCTGCAACGGCGTTTTTGAAGCCGTCTTCAATGCCTGCGGGGCAGTCGATCAACACGTAATCAAATCGTTTTTCCAGCATGGAGGCAATGGCCTGCATGTCTTCCGGTTTGAGCCACTCGAGCATTCGAGGGTTGCCAGCCGGTAGCAACGCCAGATTGGGGACTTGCTTGTGCTTTACGAGGGCCTGGTCCAAGCGACAGGTCTCGGCTAAAACCTCCTGCGCTGTGTAGACAATGCGATTCTCGAGTCCAAGCAACAGATCAAGGTTGCGCAAACCGAAGTCAGCATCCAGAACTACAGTGCTGGACCCAAGCTGGGCAAGGGCAATCCCCAAGTTGGCCGTCAGGGTGGTCTTCCCAACGCCCCCCTTGCCGGAGCAGATCAAGATCGTTCGCGAATTTGACGTCACGTTGTCGCGGTTGATGTGGCTAGGTTAAGTGTTAGTGCCATTGTTTGTTCGAATCAGCTGAAAGCTTCTGCATCGGGAAGTCACTGCGGGGATCAGCAGGTTCGATTGCAATCTCTCCATCCACAATCCGCGCTTCCTCCGCTAGTCCAGGTTGAGGTTTTTCCTCTGGTCCTCTAGCGACTAGATCTGCGATTCGTAGCTGAAGCGGTCGGAGCTGTAATGCCGTAATGCGGGCATTTAAATCACCCTGAACCCCCGCGTGGGCGCATCCACGGAGGCGTCCCCAGATCAGGACGTTCCCTCCTGCACTGATTTGAGCGCCTGGATTGACATCGCCAATGAGCAAAACGTGATGGCGTGCTTTGAGATGGTCACCCGATCGCAGGGTCGCTCGATGGATTAACAGGGCTGGAGCCTGCTGGTCTTCGCGACTTTCAGGATGTGGATCAGCGAGCTGCGGCGACATGAGCTGAGCTGGAATGCCAAGCGCATTGGCGCTGACCACAGTGTGTGGATTGCAGCTTTTGATCGACAGCAATCGACATTGACGGTCCTCAAGTTGAGCTTGCAAGGCAGAGAGCACTCGGCAATTCAGCAACCACTCCCCGCTATCCAATTCAAGATCCTTGCCCTCAAGACCATTGAGTTGGTCCGCCAAGGTGTCCTGCCAAGGGATGTGCCGGTTGGTGGGCAAAACCAGGCGATGGCATGCAGCTTGAGAGGTCTCTTGGGTCAAAGCCACCGACGTGATCAAGGGTGGAGGCTGACGTTAGAGGTGCGCCAGGTATTGGCCCACCTTTCGTTTCAGTTCCTGACTGATCTGTTTTGGATAGATCAGCCAGCTGGTGCTGGCCGGTTTGCTCAGGCTTCTAACGAGTTCTGAGCATTGCTCAAGCGCTTGAAGTTGCTGGCCATTCCAAAGTCTTAGGCCCCCGCGATAGGGGTGATAACCATGCAATTGTTGATGCCGTAGTCCGCAGCAC
The window above is part of the Synechococcus sp. WH 8020 genome. Proteins encoded here:
- the minE gene encoding cell division topological specificity factor MinE; protein product: MTLRDLVDKLLGRQPASASTARDRLQLVLAHDRSDLSPELLDQMRREIFEVVAKYVDIDLEEGDVSLETEDRVTALVANLPFRRPIASAPPKSD
- a CDS encoding photosystem II reaction center protein T produces the protein MESFAYILILGLAIATLFFAIAFRDPPKIGK
- the psbB gene encoding photosystem II chlorophyll-binding protein CP47 — protein: MGLPWYRVHTVVINDPGRLLAVHLMHTALVAGWAGSMALYELAIFDPSDPVLNPMWRQGMFVMPFMSRLGVTGSWGGWSITGETGVDPGFWSFEGVAAAHIVFSGLLMLAAIWHWTYWDLEIWQDPRTGEPALDLPKIFGIHLLLAGLGCFGFGAFHLTGVFGPGMWISDPYSLTGHLEAVQPSWGPEGFNPFNPGGIVAHHIAAGIVGIIAGIFHITTRPPERLYKALRMGNIETVLASAIAAVFFAAFIVAGTMWYGAAATPVELFGPTRYQWDQSYFKTEINRRVQTALDEGASMDEAYAAIPEKLAFYDYVGNSPAKGGLFRVGPMVNGDGLATGWIGHPVFTDKEGRELQVRRLPNFFENFPVVLEDSDGIVRADIPFRRAEAKYSFEQKGVTATVYGGSLDGKVFTDPADVKRLARKAQLGEGFEFDRETYNSDGTFRSSPRGWFTFGHATFALLFFFGHIWHGARTLYRDVFAGIDPDLGEQVEFGLFQKLGDKSTRRLPEGYVPPTGSTPLS
- a CDS encoding acyl-CoA thioesterase, which gives rise to MVIESVTRLPWQLHKRVLPQHTDHGGVMWHGAYVGWLEEARVEALAAVGLPYRLMALEGLEMPVVRLEMSYKRALLHGDQVVLESHALAPEGPRWRWRTRLLGGDGDCAFEAHVELVLVRLGGGRRQVLRRPPPSVATALERLIQGPDQ
- the minD gene encoding septum site-determining protein MinD; amino-acid sequence: MTSNSRTILICSGKGGVGKTTLTANLGIALAQLGSSTVVLDADFGLRNLDLLLGLENRIVYTAQEVLAETCRLDQALVKHKQVPNLALLPAGNPRMLEWLKPEDMQAIASMLEKRFDYVLIDCPAGIEDGFKNAVAAAREAIVITTPEVSAVRDADRVIGLLNTHGVTPVQLVLNRVRPKMMANQEMLAVDDVTDILALPLLGLVLEDEQVIVSTNRGEPLTLNGTKSPAAKAYGNIAGRLQGEDIPLLDPSKERSGLRATVRRLMQTKIF
- the psbM gene encoding photosystem II reaction center protein PsbM is translated as METNDLGFVASLMFVLVPTVFLIVLFIQTNSRQGSS
- a CDS encoding response regulator transcription factor, which codes for MVLEASSGVMTEKGFTPAETTVVQLLLEGLSNRAIASRLVISIRTVESHISNALDKSGCRSRLELSMWWLRTH
- a CDS encoding universal stress protein — its product is MFKNLLIADSGKGHVGEMVRMLRDLPGFRTARINLLHVVSEQGKVNAEDHWTTAGSLLAKAVSQLGLDPNEVNSIIRQGDAKQTVLKVAEELNADLIVMGSRGLGRLQSILSNSTSQYVFQLSTRPMLLVRDDLYVRHVNRLMVTIDGTGVGDDALRIACEMVRDIPGGQLTGVHIARQDLSASRGGDNKADGLLAAAVQRARSLGVELKPMHMANPDIGRGVCQAAEDTGADLVVIASQDRRPLVARGLVDLDKLLGGSISDYIRVHAPAPVLLVREPEKN
- a CDS encoding 2Fe-2S iron-sulfur cluster-binding protein, which produces MPVIRFLREGRDVECYPGENLREVALRENIELYGLKGQLGNCGGCGQCITCFVDVVGSDADAPLTARTGVEDNKLRRRPESWRLACQALVEQSVIVLTRPQVRLAELDKKKAAALAEALPAGPTAWPVVEGADDAEEGAEQETAADSAATPSDEG
- a CDS encoding septum site-determining protein MinC, whose translation is MALTQETSQAACHRLVLPTNRHIPWQDTLADQLNGLEGKDLELDSGEWLLNCRVLSALQAQLEDRQCRLLSIKSCNPHTVVSANALGIPAQLMSPQLADPHPESREDQQAPALLIHRATLRSGDHLKARHHVLLIGDVNPGAQISAGGNVLIWGRLRGCAHAGVQGDLNARITALQLRPLQLRIADLVARGPEEKPQPGLAEEARIVDGEIAIEPADPRSDFPMQKLSADSNKQWH
- the prmC gene encoding peptide chain release factor N(5)-glutamine methyltransferase, with the translated sequence MGVIRCKGTDLLMWRRELIRQGGRPVDLDWLLSMAADCSWSDLQKLRICPDVEIELSSSLHQLTDLWVQHRDQHIPLQHLVGMCPWRDLELEVSSAALIPRQETELLIDFALQCLPEDARVGEGVWADLGTGSGALAVALARVFPRWQGHAVDSSGSALALAKRNLIALAGESGWQLHLGSWWEPLKPWWGQLDLVLSNPPYIPTAVMDELAPVVKDHEPHLALCGGEDGLDCCRQIIRDASRALAPGGWILLEHHHDQSAMVLKLLSDAGLERPEARDDLQGIPRFALAQRSCEPVAYDQQRDE
- a CDS encoding Sua5/YciO/YrdC/YwlC family protein, producing MTINPLNLFDRDGIEAHLRAGGAALLPTDTLPALASMPEHAAQIWRLKKRPQDKPLILMGADVDALLCHVSPAARADAIALAQLHWPGALTLVLPAFGPCAETLNPGCATLGLRIPACKPMLDLLRCSGPLATTSANFSGEPASRTETEAADAFPDLPLLAPIPWPAPSCQASSVIAWRGPQDWHCLRRGAVMPVGVVSLPECSG
- a CDS encoding DNA-processing protein DprA produces the protein MLGERGWWWLWISCPGLGVARIRALRAVAKAHQATLADLWSWPLVRLQGALCWPDSLMARVESYRLSQGALPSLLVPDNALFPLDLDWPIAFDSLQRPPLAVHWSGQKHCWPLLSAQKAVAVVGTRRPSDHGCRMAHALGQCLARAGWPVVSGLAEGIDATSHHGCLAAGGLPVGVLGTPLDRVYPPEHEALQAQVESAGLLLSECPRGARVQRSNFALRNRLLVSVSCALVVVECPETSGSLLSAQIAHTLDCPVWVVPGDALRWSCQGSNGLLQKGATPLLSPESLVEALGPGPLAAARTASITLDRSPSSVDRNPLLLRGVDEGLTLEQLSAALSCNPNQLAHELLQLELAGVVEPKPGLRWRSV